The DNA sequence ACCACTGCACACTCCAAGCTCGTCATTCTTCCCACCCGCTGTACGCCAGCCGCCCGGCACCGGCACGGTCCTGGCGCAGCAAGGCGCGCCGCTCGCGCGTCTGGGCCCACTCGTCGAGCAGCATCGCCAGCCGCCAGGCGGCCCCCGTCCAGCGCGAGGCGACCGGACGCTGCACCAGCGTAGCGACCAGCCAACCCGGCAGCCGCTGGAACAGCAAGCCTTCTCCCGCGCACAACTGGGTTTCGGCAGATCCGGGATCACCTTGACGGGCAGATCGGCCGACGAGCTGGCGCCACTGGCGCGAAGCGAGCGCATCCGCACAGACCATGGCATGCAGACCGCCCGCCGCCCGCACCTCGGCGCTCAGCCGGATGTCGGTGCCGCGGCCGGCCATCTGGGTCGACACCGTGATGCGCCCGGGCTGGCCGGCGCGGGCGACCACCTCGTTTTCCAGCCGGCTCTGCACGGCGTTGAGCACCATCGGCCGCAGCCCGCGGGCCCGCAGCCGCAGCGCGAGCTGCTCGGAATCCGCGACCGACGCGGTGCCGATCAGCACCGGGCGCCCCAGCGCGACCATGGCCGCCGTGCGATCGACGACCGCCTGCCAGCGCGCCTCGGCGTCGCGGTGGACCTGCACGCCCAGGTCCTGCCGCCGCGACGGATGGTGGCGGGGCATGCGCAGGACCGGCGTGCCGTAGGTGAGCGCCATCTCGGGGGCCACCTCGGCCAGCGTGCCGCTCATGCCGCCGATCTGGTGGTAGCGGCTGAACAGGCGCTGGTAGGTGAGCTGGGCCAGGGTCTGCTGGGCCGCCGGCATCGGCAGCGCCTCCTTCAGCGCGAGCAGCTGGTGCAGGCCGCGCGACCACTGCCGCTCCGGTGCGGCCCGCCCGGTGATCGGGTCGATGAAGACGATGGCCTCGTTCTGGACCGCGTAGTCCCGGTCGCGCTGCAGCGCATGCAGCACGGTCAGCGCCCGCAGCACCCAGTCCTCGCGCCAGCGCAGGTCAGACCACGGCCGCTGCGCCGCCCAGGACTGCGCGGCGAGCCAGTCCCGGCCGGCGCGGGTCAGCCGCACGCTGGCCGCACCACTGCCGGTGGCGGGCACGACCACGGCATGCCGCGCAGTGTCGACCGCCCGCGCCCGGTCAAGCAGCGCGCGCAGGTCGTCTTCGGACAAGGTCTGTGCGCCAAGGCCGGACAGGATCAGCGGCACACGCGCCTCGTCGCACAGCACGCTGTCGGCCTCGTCGATCAGCGCCAGGCAGAGTCCGCGCAGCAGCGGGCCGCGGTCGGGGTCGGCCGCGTCCGACCAGGCGAGCTGTCCGCCGGCCCGCCCGTGTGCGACCCGGTCGCGCAGGTGGTCGAACGCCACTTCGCGCGCAGCGGCGTAGGTCACCTCGGCACCATAGGCCGCGCGGCGCTGCGCCGGTGTGGAGGCCGCCGTCACGCAGCCCACGCGCAGGCCGAGCGCGGCGTAGAGCGGCCCCAGCTCGGCAGCGTCGCGCTCGGCCAGGTAGTCGTTGGCCGTGAGCACATGGGCGGGCACGCCAGCCAGTCCGGCGCAGGCCGCGGCCAGGAACATCGCCACGGTCTTGCCCTCGCCCGTGGCCATCTCGACCAGACAGCCCTGCAACATCGTCCAGGCCGCCAGGTACTGGGACTCGTGCGGCACGAAGCCGAGGTGCTGCTGTACCAGACCGGCCAGCCGGAGGAAGACGCGGGCGCAGAGCCTGGGCGTGTAGCCCTCGCTGCGCAGGTGGTAGAGCGTGCGCGGCCAGGCGGCCTCGTCGGGTGCGGGGCGTTGCAAGGCGGCCAGAAAGTCGGCGCGCCCGCGGCGGACCCGCCACGCGGTGCGCACGGCCAGCGCGAGGGGCCGGGGTGCGGTCCGCTGCGGATAGGCCCCCCAGATCGGTCCCGGACGCACCAGCGCCATGGCCGAAGCCGAAGCGGTGCCGGCCATTTCAGCGGCCTCCGGGCACGTCGGTGGCGTCGCCGAGGTGGCGCAGCGTGAGCTGCTGCAGGCGGCGCAGCAGCCGCGCACCCAGCGGTTGCGCGCCATGGTCAAAGCGCACCAGCAGCCGCGCGCCCAGCCGCTGCACCGCCAGATCCGGCACCTGGACATCGATGACCGCCACCGGCTGCAGCGTGCGCAGGCCGTCCGCGTCGGCCGGATCGGTCTCGATGCGCCCGCCCGCGTTCACGCCCAGCGCCGCGGCGGGCAGCACCGAGCCGGTCTCCGGCACCACGCCGTCCCAGCGCCCCGCGTGCACCTCGCCCACCGCCTCCGGCCGCAGGACCGACACCGCGCGCACCCCGGACAGCAGCCAGGCAATGTCCTCGTCCGGCACCACCGTGCGTGCGACCAGCCGGTCATCCGCCAGCACATGACCGAGCACCTCGCCGCGCCGGACATGGCGGCCTAGCAGGGTCTGCGGCTCGATCCAGCTCACGCGGCCGGCCCGGGTGCTGCGCATCGCCATCTGCGCGATGCGCGCCGCGAGTTCGTTTTCCCGCGCCTGCAGGGCAGTGGCTTCGGCTTCGGCGCGCTGGGCCGCCGAGGCGTCGCGCACCTGCAGCCGGTTGACCTGCACTTCCAGCTCCAGCCGGCGGGACCGCAGGTGGGCGAGTTCGATCGGCTGCTCGTCGTTGCCCAGCGTCAGCAAGGGGGTGTCCGGCTGGACCTGCTGCTCTCCCGGCGTCTCGACCGCGAGCACGAACCCGTCGGCCGGAGCGCGCACCAGCGCCTCCTCCGGCATCCAGGCCTGCGCCTGCGCGACCGTGGCCTGCGGCAGCGGCAACCACAGCACGGCCGCCGCCAGCAGCGCCATGCCACCCAGGCTGATCGCCGTGGCGTGCAGTCGCCGCCCGTGCAGCGACGGCGACTTCGCGAGCCAGCGCAGACCCGCCACCGCCGGCTGCACGACCTGCAGCCACAGCACGATGGCGCCCACCAGCAGCGCCAGCGTGGCCGCCGTGTGCGCCAGCCACAGGCAGGCCGACACGGCCACCACCATCCCGAACAGCCACGCCGCCGGGGCATACACGAGCGTCACGCAGCGCTGCAGCCAGGACTGCGCCGGCAGCGGCGCACCGGGCGCGGCCCCCAACAGGTGCTGGAGCCGGTCGAGCCACCAGCGACGGCTGCGCTGCGCCAGATTGGGCAGGTCCAGCGCGTCGGTGAGCACGTGGTAGCCGTCCATGCGGACCAGCGGATTCGCATTGGCCAGCAAGGTCGACACGCCGCCCACCAGCGCCACCGCCAGCGCCAGATCGCGCACCAGCCCCGGCTGCACCGCCGCCCAGACCAGCACGCCGATCGCCGCCAGCACGCACTCGACCAGCACGCCCGCCGCGCTGATCAGCATGCGCTGGCTGCGCACCGCCAGCCCGGTCGCGGCCGAGGCGTCGACGTAGGGCGCCGGCACCAGATAGAGAAAGCCGATGCCGACGTGGTGCACGTCCGCGCCGCAGTGGCGCACCGCCAGCGCATGGCCGAGTTCGTGCAGCGCCTTGATGAAGGGATAGACCGCCCAGCTCAGCGCCAGAAAGACCGGGCTGGACAGGCGCTCGCGCACATCGGCCTGCAGCGCCGGCCACTGCAGCGCCACCTGCATCAGCCCGAGACCGACCAGCAGCACGGCCGCCAGCTGCGCCAGCGGATGCGACAGCGCGTGGGCCAGCGGATCGAGCCGGGTCAGCCAGCGGGTCGGGTCTCCCAGCGGCACGCGCCAGGACAGGGGATTGAGCGAGGCCCGGCGGCGGCGGCGGTCCACCTGCAACTCGCCGCGCATCAGCGCCTGCAGGTCCGGCAGGCGGTCGCACTGCAGCAGCCCGGCGCCATCGAGTGTCGCCAGCCACTCCAGCACCTCGTGCTGGGTCGGCGGCTGCGGTACATGGGTGCTCAGCCAGGTCCAGATCTCGCCGATCGTGCGCCGGCCGTCGAACCGGCCGACGAAGGACCAGCCGGCCTCGTCGAGCAGGTGGTGGCGGCCGGTGAGCAGGTCGGCGAGCACGTGGCGCACGACGCCATCGGCGCTGCGGTGGCGCACGCGCACGGTCGGACGCAGCCGCGGCACGATGTTCGCCACCCGGTACCAGAGCGGGCTGTCGAGCGGAACCG is a window from the Sphaerotilus montanus genome containing:
- a CDS encoding M50 family metallopeptidase, which gives rise to MTPDLTLAAGRQAVDPVPLDSPLWYRVANIVPRLRPTVRVRHRSADGVVRHVLADLLTGRHHLLDEAGWSFVGRFDGRRTIGEIWTWLSTHVPQPPTQHEVLEWLATLDGAGLLQCDRLPDLQALMRGELQVDRRRRRASLNPLSWRVPLGDPTRWLTRLDPLAHALSHPLAQLAAVLLVGLGLMQVALQWPALQADVRERLSSPVFLALSWAVYPFIKALHELGHALAVRHCGADVHHVGIGFLYLVPAPYVDASAATGLAVRSQRMLISAAGVLVECVLAAIGVLVWAAVQPGLVRDLALAVALVGGVSTLLANANPLVRMDGYHVLTDALDLPNLAQRSRRWWLDRLQHLLGAAPGAPLPAQSWLQRCVTLVYAPAAWLFGMVVAVSACLWLAHTAATLALLVGAIVLWLQVVQPAVAGLRWLAKSPSLHGRRLHATAISLGGMALLAAAVLWLPLPQATVAQAQAWMPEEALVRAPADGFVLAVETPGEQQVQPDTPLLTLGNDEQPIELAHLRSRRLELEVQVNRLQVRDASAAQRAEAEATALQARENELAARIAQMAMRSTRAGRVSWIEPQTLLGRHVRRGEVLGHVLADDRLVARTVVPDEDIAWLLSGVRAVSVLRPEAVGEVHAGRWDGVVPETGSVLPAAALGVNAGGRIETDPADADGLRTLQPVAVIDVQVPDLAVQRLGARLLVRFDHGAQPLGARLLRRLQQLTLRHLGDATDVPGGR
- a CDS encoding preprotein translocase subunit SecA, with the translated sequence MAGTASASAMALVRPGPIWGAYPQRTAPRPLALAVRTAWRVRRGRADFLAALQRPAPDEAAWPRTLYHLRSEGYTPRLCARVFLRLAGLVQQHLGFVPHESQYLAAWTMLQGCLVEMATGEGKTVAMFLAAACAGLAGVPAHVLTANDYLAERDAAELGPLYAALGLRVGCVTAASTPAQRRAAYGAEVTYAAAREVAFDHLRDRVAHGRAGGQLAWSDAADPDRGPLLRGLCLALIDEADSVLCDEARVPLILSGLGAQTLSEDDLRALLDRARAVDTARHAVVVPATGSGAASVRLTRAGRDWLAAQSWAAQRPWSDLRWREDWVLRALTVLHALQRDRDYAVQNEAIVFIDPITGRAAPERQWSRGLHQLLALKEALPMPAAQQTLAQLTYQRLFSRYHQIGGMSGTLAEVAPEMALTYGTPVLRMPRHHPSRRQDLGVQVHRDAEARWQAVVDRTAAMVALGRPVLIGTASVADSEQLALRLRARGLRPMVLNAVQSRLENEVVARAGQPGRITVSTQMAGRGTDIRLSAEVRAAGGLHAMVCADALASRQWRQLVGRSARQGDPGSAETQLCAGEGLLFQRLPGWLVATLVQRPVASRWTGAAWRLAMLLDEWAQTRERRALLRQDRAGAGRLAYSGWEE